The segment CAGCCCCCACCTGTAGAGAGCCCCCTGCTAATCCACACTCAAAGGAGGATTTAAGAGTGTCCTTTGTGGATGGTCAGAGTCTCAGATGTTACGTCCCGCTGACAGCTATAAAGGTGAGCGCTGCTGTCTCTGGCTTGAGGTGGTGAAGGAGACTCAGTTGGTTAAGGTGCTGGATGCGCGGAAGTAGGAGAGGAACTTGAAACAGAGGCTGACCACAAAGTACCAGATGTTTCTGGCCATCTGGGAGCGGGCGATAAACACCCTCCAGATGAAAACGACCAACACGGTGTTGAAGGTGTAGCGGATGTTTCTCAGtctgggagagaggaggaatgagaCAGGAAATAAGGGAAGACATTTTTAGTTAAATGATAGATCCTGAATACACTTTTTCTTATCAGAGTAAATTTAATCATAATTTTGACTGACTGAAGCTGTAATTTCCCCTGCTGCGGTGCCTTAACAACTCCGACAGATGGTCTATTTATGTTCACTTACTTCCTCAGATGCTGCCTGGCAGCGGGAATGTCGGACATGTCTTCATTCAGGACGTACTTCTTGGTGCCGATGCAGTAGTTCTCAATGTACTCGGGCCAGTTCAGCTGGCGCACATCAAAGTTAAATGTCTGCAAGACCGAAAAGACGATTAGGAAGGCAAAGCTCCTGttaaattgaaaatgaatgtgaCATACCTCTCGCGCTCACTAGATGGAGCAGTAGACTCCTGAATACTAGAGAGGGAACTATTTTCACTCTCATATAAAGCTAAATTATTATATCTGTATTAATGCACTGATATGACTGTGctattaacataaaaaaaacaaatacacagtggGGTATTTTGTCCATGTGGAGCCAATAAGCAAGCTGATAAACTGCAAAGTAACGAGCAACTACAGCTGTAGCAAGCAAGTTAATGTACTGcagtaaaaatacataatatctccctctgaaatgtaatgTAGAGTGACATAAGATGGgaatacttaagtacagtacatccatccatccaaccattttctgtaaccgctaagaagaagaagatgaaggagaagtAACAACAACCATTCAGATGAGAATTATGCCAAATGGATTCAACAGTCTGGTTCGTAAGTgagctgtaaaatgttaaatatctgGCCCAGCCTGGCAGCATGTTTCGTGGGTCGGCCTACCTTCCTGTCCTCTGGGGTTAGCTGGCTCATCAGCATGCTCAGATTCTCAGAGTTCCACTCCCAGTCCTGACTGCTGAAATACTCCAGCAGGCTGATGGCCTTGTGCAGACGGTTGAAGATGCGCATCATCCTACAGCGGACAGACAGGAGGGGGGGCGGAGGTTATTACACACTTCTCTTTACATTTCAAgtaaagagagacaaacaactgtGAGTCTTACTGCGGCTTTTGTCCAGAGAGTCGCAGGAAGAGGTCATAGATGAGGGCAGGGAACTTGTGGCTGACCAGGATCCAGTACTGGTTGATCAGGTAGTTGGAGGTGATGTTGGCGTTGGGCCTGCGGAAAGCCTGCTCCAGCGGGTTCCTCTTGAAGGAAGACATCACATGGTgctctggaaaacaaaaaggtgcaCAATGGAGAGAATTATTTAGACAACATTTatcagccacttgaggctggctccagaagtgagtcagtctccataagtccccatgttcacagcagaaatcaacatgtttacagcctggtacaaaaagtcTCTGTAgctgcatattttgagcttcagaaacctgtgggtggcGGCTCTCatgcactgtccattctttatactgtcagtggcaATGATAGGTCGAATTAGAGGGAGATCGGGGAGTTTTTGGGTAATTTCTGTGTGCCATTTTTATTTGGATTGTGAAAATAGATTCaagttaaaaacagaacatgttaaacatctttttttaaatcgtgCGGTGGCTTGAATATCTTTTGGAAGGACCTGTAAGTGTTGTTAAATAACCACAGAAGCTTAGCTCTGTGACCTGAATGTAGCGGTAATATATGAGGCATAAACTAGGGCTAGCCTTGCTCTAAAAGGTCAGTGGAAAAGTGGGGCAACAATTTCAGATATCTCAGGTTATCAACACCCACTGACCGGAAACAATGAAATGGGTAAACAACACAGATTCTATACGAGGATCATGACTTCTAGGAACCACGGCCGGCCTTATTCAGAACATGATTTTCAGCCAGCTCTGATTCTCGGGGAAGATATcaggggagaaaaaagaaaaaaaaaaagcagccacacAATGACTTCCCCCCGCTGGGCAGCACAgccggcctcctcctcctcctcctcccagaaTCCAGCAGCAGCCATCCACACACCCAGAGCGCAGCCATGTGACCACAGacattacatcacacacacagagcacgcAAAACTAGGCCTTGCACCGcgtgtttccatggcaacagataTGCAGTGGTGGTTGCAGGGGCAGAGATGACCAGATTTGAGGTGACAGCCAGCTGTGGccttgcccccccccccccccccttgcaGCCTGGTTGGGAGTTATCGCCGCTAACCTTGAGCCGCCCTCCGAGGTCTCGAGACAAGCAGCTggatcctctctcctcttctgaaTGTCACATcatctattgttttttttttttttggtctcttctaatcctcgtgtttttttttttatagattagCTTCATTCCTACTTCTCATTCGGGGCCCGGTGAGATTAGAGCACACGGGTCTTCTTTCATAACAGAGATGAGACCTAATCCCGCCGCTACGAGCCATCTGGTAGCAATTCCCACGGTGAAGGGAGCATGTTTGCTAATCTGAGAGGAAACGAAAGAGAGGGTCCAGCCACAGCCACTCTAATCCCACTGTATCGGATGACCGCTGGGACGCAAACAATGAGAGCTTTCACCCTTCATGTGCAATATCGTCACTGCTATCGCGAAATAAGAAGAGTTATCACAAACCAAACAGACTGCGAGCACAGACTCATATCAACTGCACCGAAACGCACCACAGATCTGCATAAAAtgcaggaaaataataatagtaatagagATGTTGTGGATCACATTAGAGTGTATATGTTCCCAGAGAACAGAGGGAATAATTCATAAACCATTTACTGTAgtgaaaacagtttgatcagtAAAATGTGCTCAAAGTTAAAGTACTTAGTAGGGGAATGGCTGCACATaaagttatattattatatctatattaatGCATTGATATTACTGTGGTATGAATGCTCGTATGGATCTTGGGAAGAGTGCGTTTGCATACTCTGCACCCTCAGACAAAccaaaatgcttttaaatccatATTGAACGACGTAGAGACCGAATCACCGGGGTGTCGTTTTAAACTGATGTTGTTGAATTCATGGCTTGTATtgcacttttattctttttctagATTTCTGCgtgttgtaatattgtctgCGTGTCTTGTATCGGTTTTTAATTTGACTGTTCTTAGTTTAttctgctgcctgtcttggccAGAAGTCTCTtgaaaaagaagtttttttaaatctcaaagagaccataaataaaaaataaatctggtaACAAAAGGAGCGAATACACAATGGTATATTTTGTCTCTGTGCAGCCagttttaagtatttttatatatctggATCTATAaatttgatcatattttacaAGCTGATAACTTTGTATGAGCAACTGCAGCTGTGAAGTTAATGTACTGCAGTAAAAATGtagtacaaataaatataaagtgtcTCCCACCAACACCCTCCGAGTGTTGAAGCAGTCTCTCCCCAGCAGGTGGCACACGCTCTCCACCAGATCCCACgaccacaaacaacacaacttAACAACATCACGGGGACATTATGTCACAACACTGGAGTATTGATTTGTGATGATGAACTGGGAGGACAACAATATTGCGGGATGCCAgcaggcaaagaaaaaaaaaaccccgccTCTATAAATATCCGCCTGCGGTGACAGGTTTCTATTACCTTTAAGCAAGACGACAAACAATGTACCTACCAATCTCTCCCCAGTGGAACGGGTTGATGCCGCCGGTCGTGCAGTTGTACACCAGAGCTGATTTAGGTCTGCggggtggagggagaggaaggtCATAACAATGTCAATAAAATTACTCAGTAAAACTGCATTTCTACGGGGTTTTCTACGTAAAGTATGAAGCTTTAAGAGGCTGACAGGTGATTCAGTAGTGTATATTACTTTGAGATAAGACATGCAGACCTTCAAAAGCTGAGAAACTGACGTGTAACCTCcttaaatttcacatttttcaacGCGGTAATGCAATGCTTTATGAAATATGTTACATGGGAGTGGTTGGCTCAACTTTGTCCTCCATATTCTCTCCAGTTTGAAATGCGTGACTCATTTTATGGTTTCAGTAGTGAGTAAGACGTTTCCAAGGAAAACTTTTGTCATGATTTCAGAAGAGCGGAACTTGTTTTtccctccttcacatctgtctggcttcaatgaaaaaaaaacaacctccaaaAAATCTTGTTCAGCATCTTTGACGGCTGCTTTGCTGCCATAATAGGTTTTCTCTTCCAAGGTTCAATAaacaaagacatattttatccccctaaaaatctgtaaatatcTGCTACGACTGGCTGTTCAGCTTTGCTGAAGTAAACTAAAGAGAACGCAGAGAGCTAGTGTGAGattttgcacagtttgcacggcttttgtttgagtttttttaaacatctttaatCACCTCAGACATATTAGAGGGCGGCGACATCAAGTTTCTGTCCTTTAAAAACAGGATCAAGACATTTTCCATTCTTCGCGCAGGAAAACTAATATCTTGATCCATTTATCTTTTACTTTGGTCTCATAAAGATATTTGTATATGAATCTATTTCTTTGTGAAACAACAGTTTTAGGTCTGTTAAGACAGGCTGAAGGAGCCTGATTGATTATATAAATAAGTACATGCATAAAGAGATTAATGCCTGCCAAACACTAGAAAACTAGGTTTACTACAACTAGATTCCTTCTGAGATTTTTCATCCTGCAcctgaagaaaaactgtttaacaattgagcagaaacaaaagcagcttttggcCACAGCTGTGGTCGTGTGTGCATTTTGAGGGCTGCAGTGATTTCTGTCCACTTTTTCCTCTACTCCATCGTGGTACAAAGAGGAGCTCTCGCTCACTCCACAACTCCAccagtttctcctcctcctctaaagCCCAAGACTCCACGTTCTTGCGCCTCACTGGAGTCCCCTCCATGTTTACTACTGTGTAGCCAGTCGTTCCTGATGATGTTTGACACGTTCACGTGATTGAACGTCACTATTTGCACGAGCCAAGACTAAAAAGCTCTGATAATAGACTTTAGACAGACTTAAGACAGCTCAGACTGAGTTTTATGACCACCTTACACCATACGATCGAGGAGAGTGTGCGGCAACTCGAGCAAAACTTTCACATACGATCGAGGAGAGTGTGCGGCAACTCGAGCAAAACTTTCAGAATTTTATACTGGAAATTGATATTTGTCTGCGACAGTGAAAGCATTTGAAAAGTCGTTTGTTGGCCAGCACAACTTACAATAATCTACAGCAACCTTGACAGACACTTTAAAACGATTATTTAAAAAGGACAGATTTACAAAGTctgaatgaactttgaaactgttttttcttgctgtaaTCGTTCCTCCAGTTCAAGTGGATACCTTCcaaatttacagttttttttttaagtataaaaTTCGCTCTTTTTCTTCTGTAGCCCAACAAGCAAACACTAAATGATAAAGAAGGGACTTTATACTAAAAAAGTTTATGAATAGAGAACCTCTCCTTTAACACCCAAACATCTCGGTCTGGCACTAACCTGTGTACGGCGGTGTACCAGCCAGCAGCCAGGGTGAGGTTGATGACCACGTCCACTGGGATCAGATCAGCCACCGCATCGTTGTTGGCTCTCATGGTGCGCAGGATCCCCTTCCCAGCCTGAACAACACAAGAAGAACATCGTCAACATCGTCTTAAAAGACTGTGCGCTTGAAAAAGCTCGGAGATTTGACATCAGGCACTTTTTTAACTTACAGCTATAAAGACTCCGCTCGGCCCGTTGAAGTTGTCGATCCAACCCTGAGGTGTTAAGAACAGAGAAGGTGTAAATCCCGGGCTTTTGTAAGACATGTACGACATTAAAGGTATAGATCCAAACAGCAACATGTGCTGTATGTGGTTGTACGTGTGCTGAATCAGCTGTTCAGAGTCATGTTACTTCCTGCGGTGGGAGAACAGAGGAGGCTGGGGTAGCAGTGATTGTCGACTTCAATTAGAGTGcattaaaaatggatgaaaCCACTGGTTATAGACTGCTGCAGCTTCCAACGTGTCGGACTGGAGACCCATTATGTGGTCTTGTCCTGAGTCTAATAAtatgttctgctgctgcagataaAGACGATCAGGCCGCTGAGGGCAGCTGCGTTTTTAGCACCACAATCTGTTGGCTGGCTTCACGCCAGGCTGAAGTGACACAGATGTTTGAATTTTATCACGTGCGTCATAAATGAAGATGTAAGAATCACAAACTGACAGATCTGCATGCTCATTTTGgttgtaaacacaaacataaataggCAGTCCTACTCTCCCTTCCCCCACCTCGCCTCGCCTCGCAGCACAGCGCCTACCGGCACGAGCTGCCAAGGCGATTGCACGGCCAAGCGCAAGTGAGGCCCCTTTGAAGAAGTCGCTGCCAGGCCGAGCGCGGAGCCAGGAGCTGCCGTCAGAGTCCCAGTGTGCACGCAACAAGGCCTGCATTTCCCAACGCCTGATAAACGAGGACTTccctgtgggtttttttctttttttcctgtattttaTCAACACGGAATAGTTTCCTAATCTCCCCGAATACCTTTGATTACTTCACAGGAATGTTCTGAATGAAGGTAAGCTCTGATCTGATAGGACGACCTTGAAGGTCGAATCAGCTACCACGATCCCAAAAAACTCCTTTCACACAGTCAACAGGGCGAGAAGTAAGGCTGCAAGcataagaagaataaaaaaagacgtcttcaaatgtctttttgtttaatGGATAattgtttaagtcatttttttagcTTCTTAAACTTGATCATTTTCTGCTGGTCTCCATTTTTTATCTCTGTAATCTGGATATTTTGGAGGTTTGGACATCTGAACTTTATTCCCTACACTggaaacaagaaataaataatagctTTCACCACCATCATCCTTCTCAGCTGTTTCTGGTAGTACGTGGAGTTAAGATTTGTCAAAGTCACAAAGGGCTCTGAGCTAAAACTCACTTTGAAGAAGCtggaaataacaaatgtttggtatttttgcacGATAACCGACttgaatattaattattatgatgatatagtaatgatgatgataggaAATCGCTTAATTTCCTCTTTAGTGACTATCAGTTGATCAACTAATCAAAGAGTGTGACCTCTTTGGTATCGGTGCAGAGCTCCAGCTGATGGGAATCCGGCGTGCACCTATATAAGATCCTGCTCACCTGGGAGTTGaatactcctcctcctcctcatgtgtGAATGATTTCCCTTATATTCCTGTATATTGTCACTTTTTAACACACTTATAAATAGTCGCTGTCGGTTTTGAAGCAGTAGGAGTGAACTGCCTTTTCTTGTGATTCATTTATCGAGTTTTTAGTTGAGAAGTTTTAGGTTTATTTagtgtctttttgttgtttcttttggaACAGGGTTTAGGTATCTTCCCCTAAAAAGctagtttcttttgtttattgtgtcGGCCTGAGTTCTCTCCAAAGAGAAGCTTCTTTTCTCAGCTGTGTGTAtggttgttttgtcttcttGCAGCAGTGATAAACCACTTGCTTTTGAGCTGTTAATGAGCGTGTGGACTCTGACTTTATGccataatataaaatgtatttatgttacACTCCCAACACCTTACACTGGGGACGTAACACTGGGCCAACTGGAACTTCAAATCCGTACCGCTTTGGGGGACGTAAACATGAAAAGTAACGATTCAACGAGTTACGGTGTGGGCTTAAAAGAGTTAAAACTGGATTTATGGACATCTGTTCATGATGGATATCACAGATAATGACATCATTAATAAGTATAAGGCagtaaaagagagaaggaagctGTTACGATCTTCTGTAGCTCctcacagttttaaaaagtgaagaTGTCAGGACGCCTGCAGCACCAGCAGCTTGCCCGGAAGCAGCTTAAATCATAGAAAGTTTAAATCCTCTGCTGAACTCTCAAACATATCTGCACTCTTCAATCTGTGaccttcattttgtttgtcatctctgctctgtgtttcatTTCTTCCCTCGTCACCCAGCAGCTGTTTGACGACTCGGTTGAATCACTGACTCGCGCTGATATATTAACCAATTTGCTTTAATCCTACGCCACTTAAGATAAAACCCACAAGGGAGCGGCGCTGACCTGTGCTGGATTACATCAATCGATATCGTATTTCCATTCGTTTTACTGTTTCATAAGGAGCACGGGATCAAGACGACCTGACCTGAGTCAGTCAAACTTGTTGATAAAGATGAGCCACAAGCAGCAGTGTTGGGTTTCACAACCCTGACGACATCAGGGAATCATCATCATGAACCACAGTACAGACAACGAGGTGGTTTAACTCACGGGGAAAGGCTCCTGCCAGCTGGCTCCCACTATGGAGGGTCTGATGATGCCGATGTTGAGCTtgtcctgctcctgctgcaccACGAACTCGGCCAGGGCTTTGGTGTAGGTGTACGTGTTGGGCCTGTCGCCGATGAGCCGCGGCGTGATGTCGCGCACGATACCGTCGTCCATCCACCTGAAGACAGAAACGAAAAGGGCTCAGGCAGGAGAACACAACATGCTGTGGTGAC is part of the Larimichthys crocea isolate SSNF chromosome XX, L_crocea_2.0, whole genome shotgun sequence genome and harbors:
- the si:dkey-97m3.1 gene encoding fatty acyl-CoA reductase 1 encodes the protein MSTDLSQGPDLDGSGEQMTDGDARLTDICSGAAGGKMATIAEYYAGKNVLITGATGFMGKVLVEKLLRSCPEVKALYLLVRPKAGQSMQQRVSDMMTCKLFDRVREDNPDFHQKIIPISSELVQPGLAISPEDVEKLSGCINIVFHCAATIRFDEPLKHALQLNVIATQQLLSLAKQMHHLEAFIHISTAYANCNRKYIDEVIYPPPVEPKKLIDSLEWMDDGIVRDITPRLIGDRPNTYTYTKALAEFVVQQEQDKLNIGIIRPSIVGASWQEPFPGWIDNFNGPSGVFIAAGKGILRTMRANNDAVADLIPVDVVINLTLAAGWYTAVHRPKSALVYNCTTGGINPFHWGEIEHHVMSSFKRNPLEQAFRRPNANITSNYLINQYWILVSHKFPALIYDLFLRLSGQKPQMMRIFNRLHKAISLLEYFSSQDWEWNSENLSMLMSQLTPEDRKTFNFDVRQLNWPEYIENYCIGTKKYVLNEDMSDIPAARQHLRKLRNIRYTFNTVLVVFIWRVFIARSQMARNIWYFVVSLCFKFLSYFRASSTLTN